The following proteins are co-located in the Candidatus Methanogranum gryphiswaldense genome:
- a CDS encoding insulinase family protein — MSENTINISKTDGGIPVVTELIPGCESSGYMVAIGTGSRDETKDIFGISHLLEHVVFRETKNRTSYQMSKEMEGAGGELNAFTGRELTAFFGITIKETKNVAKEMVSDIVANPMINDNDVELEKKVVLQELSMVKNEPEAYIHDLFAQNMWRGHPLCQDEGGSIDVVKSLGSKELRAYYEERYGIPNIAVFAAGNIESEDTVMWASEKFDGMAGKKVIKREVPKRPDMFYGFVKNDSDHYHVAMGLPSYGPNDKNRIPALLLNTMIGAGTSSRLFQEVREKRALVYSVNTTVEQYCDAASIVAYMSCTDENVIKAIETTAKVFSQIKSEGLQEGELIRTKRLLKGAYVRSMESTEHRMYRLGRDYMLNGKCQTLESRLAAVEDVTEEQVMHVANDLLRSNSLNVTVLGKGNREIKKFDLAHVDI; from the coding sequence ATGAGTGAGAATACCATTAATATTTCGAAGACCGACGGGGGCATCCCCGTGGTGACAGAATTGATTCCAGGATGTGAAAGTTCTGGGTATATGGTGGCGATTGGTACGGGCTCCAGGGATGAGACCAAGGACATATTCGGGATATCCCATCTTTTGGAGCATGTGGTATTCAGAGAGACCAAGAATCGCACATCGTATCAAATGTCGAAGGAGATGGAGGGTGCGGGTGGAGAATTGAATGCCTTCACAGGCAGAGAGCTAACGGCATTCTTCGGGATCACGATAAAAGAAACGAAAAATGTCGCCAAGGAAATGGTATCGGATATTGTGGCTAATCCGATGATCAACGATAACGATGTGGAACTTGAGAAGAAAGTGGTCCTTCAAGAACTTAGTATGGTCAAAAATGAGCCAGAGGCGTACATACACGATCTTTTTGCCCAGAATATGTGGAGAGGGCACCCGCTTTGTCAGGATGAGGGCGGCTCAATAGATGTCGTGAAGTCACTTGGTTCCAAGGAACTGAGGGCATATTACGAGGAAAGATACGGAATACCCAACATAGCGGTTTTCGCAGCAGGTAACATAGAGAGCGAGGATACGGTGATGTGGGCGTCGGAGAAATTCGATGGTATGGCAGGCAAGAAGGTCATAAAGAGAGAAGTTCCTAAAAGACCAGACATGTTTTACGGATTCGTAAAGAATGATTCCGATCACTATCATGTTGCAATGGGCCTACCATCATATGGGCCGAATGATAAAAATCGTATTCCGGCATTGCTTCTGAATACAATGATCGGAGCGGGTACAAGTTCGAGGCTTTTTCAGGAAGTCAGGGAAAAGAGGGCATTGGTATATTCTGTGAATACCACGGTCGAACAGTATTGTGATGCAGCATCCATTGTGGCATACATGTCTTGTACTGATGAGAATGTAATCAAAGCGATCGAGACAACTGCCAAGGTATTTTCTCAAATAAAGAGTGAAGGTCTTCAGGAAGGCGAACTCATAAGGACCAAGAGACTTCTAAAAGGAGCGTACGTAAGGTCGATGGAATCTACGGAGCATAGGATGTACAGGCTTGGAAGGGACTATATGCTAAATGGAAAGTGCCAGACATTAGAAAGTCGTCTTGCTGCCGTAGAAGATGTGACCGAAGAACAGGTCATGCACGTAGCTAATGATCTATTAAGGTCTAATTCATTGAATGTAACAGTTCTTGGAAAAGGTAACAGAGAGATCAAGAAGTTCGATCTAGCCCACGTTGACATTTGA